CATGGCCACGTCGTTGAACGGCTGGGCACGTCCGGTACCGCAGTTGAAGATGCCCGAGGTCTTGGGGTTGTCCAGGAAATGCAGGTTCACCGCCACCACGTCTTCGACCGAGATGAAGTCCCGGCTCTGGCCGCCATCGGGGTAGCCGTCCCAGCCCGCGAACAGGCGCACGTGCCCTTCCGCCAGGAACTGGTTCATGTTGTGGAAAGCCACGGACGCCATGCGGCCCTTGTGCTGCTCGTGCGGCCCGTAGACATTGAAATAGCGCAGCCCGACCACCTGCGCCGTCAGGGTAGCCATGCGCGTGCGCAGCACCTGGTCGAACAGCAGCTTGGAATAGCCATAGACGTTCAGCGGCCGTTCGTTGACGGGGTCTTCGGCATACACCGACGACCCGCCATAGGTGGCGGCCGACGATGCGTACAGGAAAGGCACGCATTCGGACTGGCAATAGTCGAACAACTCCAGCGTGACGCGGTAGTTGTTGTCCATCATGTACTTGCCGTTGCGCTCGGTCGTATCGGAGCAAGCGCCCTGGTGGAACACCGCGCGGATGTTCGGCAATGCGCGCCGGCCGACCAGTTCCCGGAAGTAGTCCTTGTCCATGTAGTCCGCGATACGGCAATCCGCCAGATTGACGAACTTGTCGCCATCCGACAGGTCGTCGACCGCGATGATGTCCTGGATGCCGCGCCGGTTCAGTCCGCGGACCAGATTGCTGCCGATGAAGCCGGCCGCGCCGGTAACCACGATCATGACAATTCTCCCAATTCCTTCGCGGTGACGGTCGATGTGCCCAGCTTGCCGACCACCACGCCGCCGGCGCGGTTGGCCCAGCGCATGGCTTGCGGCCAGGGCATGCCCACCGCGCGGGTCACCGCCAGCGTGGCCAGCACGGTGTCGCCGGCGCCCGATACGTCGAATACTTCGTGCGCCTGGGCATCGACATGCTCGCGGCCATCGTCGGTGAACAGGGTCATGCCCTGTTCGGACCGCGTCACCAGCAATGCTTCGAGCTGCAGGCCCGCGCGCAAGGCCTGGGCGCGAGTGGCCAGGTCGTCTTCCGACGTCCAGCGTCCCACCGCCTGCTGCATTTCCGCCCGGTTCGGCGTCACCAGCGTGGCGCCGCGATAGATATCGTAGTGGTCTCCCTTGGGATCCACCAGCACCGGCACGCCCGCCCGGCGCGCATGTGCAATCAGTTCCTGGACCCGGCCCAATGCCCCTTTGGCGTAATCCGACAGGACCACGACGTCGTGGTCCTGCAGATGGCGCTGGAACTCCGCATCCAGCGCGTCCAGCGTGGAGGGCCGCGGCGCTTCCTCGAAATCGACGCGCAGCAGCTGCTGCTGGCGGCCAAGGACCCGCATTTTCAAGGTGGTGGGATGGCCCGCATCAGCCACCAGGCCCGGCGTGATGCCGGCATCATGCGCCAGGGCATGGATGCGTTCGCCGGCTTCGTCCGCGCCGATGACGCCGATCAGGGTGGCCTGCCCGCCCAGCGCCGCGACGTTGCGCGCGACGTTGGCGGCGCCGCCCAGGCGGTCCTCGCGGCGCGCCACCCGGACGATGGGCACGGGAGCCTCGGGCGACACGCGGTCGACCTCGCCGAACCAGTAGCGGTCCAGCATGACGTCACCCACGACAAGGATGCGGCGACACGAGATGTCGCCAACGGGAAAAGCGGTCATTCCAGTTCTTCCAGACGGCGCGGCGCATAGGTTTCCCATGCGTTGCAACCAGGACATTGCCAATAATAGCGTCGCGCCTGGAAGCCGCAGGAACGGCATGCATAGCGGTCCAGGCGCTGCGTGTGTTTATGGATCAGGCTGCGCAACAGGCTGAGGTCGGCGCCGGGGACCGGGCTGACTTCGCCATCGCCGCCGGGAGCGGCCAGCTCGGCTTCCAGCAGGCGATCCAGGCCCAGCAGCGAGGGATGATGGCGCAAGGCCGAACGGGCGAAGGCCCACGCCGGCGCCGCGCCGCGCTGCGCGCGCAGCTCGCGGAACACGACGTTGAACAGATCCAGCGATGGAAACTGGTCGTACTGCTTCTGCAGCAGGTCCAGCGCAGAGGCCGCGTCGTGGTTGGCCTGGTAGCTGTTGAGCAGGGCTTCCGCGACCAGCCCCGAGTATTCGGGCTCGTCGGTCAGGATGGATTCCAGGTGCAGGCGCTCGCGCTTGGCGTCGCCTTCCAACGCCGCCAGCCGGGCGCGCAGCATGGCGATACGGACCAGCGATCCCTTGCTGGGCGAACTGGCTTCGGTGACGATGCTGGCCGCGTGGTCGGCGGCGTCGAGCGCGGCCTGCGCCGCGTCGAGGTTGGGAGGCTGCAGCGCCATCGCCTGCTGCGCCATTTCGCAGTGGTAATGCACCAGCTGAGGCACGGGTTCATCCACCAGGCCGCGCAGCGTCTTCACGGCATCGATGGCGCGCGGCCAGTCGTGCTCGGATTCGTAGATCCGGATGAGCGAACGCAGGGCCTGTAGCGAATAGCGGGTATCGCGCAGTTGCTTGAATCCCGCCTCGGCGCGATCCAGCATGCCGGCCTTGAGGAAATCCTGGGCCAGTTCGTGCTGGGCATGTTCGCGCTCTTCCACCGGCAGGTCAGCCCGGTTGAGCAGGCTCTGGTGCACCCGGATGGCGCGCTCCATCTCGCCACGGCGGCGGAACAGGCTGCCCAGGGCGAAGTGCAGTTCGGTCGTTTCGGGATCCAGCTTGGCGACTTCGACGAAGGCGTCGATGGCCCGGTCAGGCTCTTCGTTCAGCAGGAAATTCAGGCCGCGGAAATAGGAATCCGGCAGGACGCGGTTTTCCGACAGCATCTGCCGGATATCGAAGCGCGCGGCCAACCAGCCGAGCGCGAACAACAGGGGGACGAAAATCAACCACCAGGGTTCAAAATCCACGGCGCTCGGCCTCGCAGGGTTGAGATGCGCGCGGCGGCGCGGCAATCGGGACGGCTACCGGCATCACAGGGGCGACATGGGAGCAATGACCTCCGGCGGCACATTCACGGGCTGGCCGGGCTGGTTGTTCATGGCCGCCTGCACGCGATCGAGTTCCTTGCGCAGGCGCACGGCTTCGCGCCGCCGCCGCATGGCCGCGGGCACCGTCAGCAACAGGCCGAATATGGCGCCCACCACGAAAGTGACCAGCATGACGACGATCAGCGGTACATCGTGCATGATGTAGTCGCCGTAGAAGTTGACCTGGACGGGGTTGGTGTTCTTGAGCGCGAACATCAGCACCGCGACAAATACGATGAGTCGCAGCGCCCAGACGAAATAGCGCATGGCGCAAACTCCACAGGGTTCAGTACCGGAATTGTAAGCGCGCTTCGCCCGGCGGCAAAAAAAACCGCCGTGAACGGCGGTTTTCAGGGTATTTCGAGTGACCAGACTGCGGCACGGGATCAAAGCATGGCGTGAGCACCGACGCTCGATACCGAGGCTTCCACGTTGTCGCCGGAGGCATTCGACGATGCATCGTCGCTGCCGTCCAGGTCGACACGTTCGCGAAGTTCCTTGCCCGCCTTAAAATGCGGCACCTGCTTGCCAGGCACCAGCACCTGTTCGCCCGACTTCGGATTGCGGCCGATGCGAGGCGAACGCCGCGATAACGAAAAACTGCCGAACCCCCGGATCTCGATGCGTTGGCCGGCGGCAAGTGCCTGGGCCATCGCGTCGAGTATCGTTTTTACGGCGAAATCGGTATCGCGGGCGGCCAGCGTGGGATAGCGGGCCGCCAAGGCGGCGATAAGCTCCGACTTGGTCACAACGATTTAACCGTCGTTGCGCTGCTGGTCCAGCTTGGCCTTCAGCAGGGCGCCCAGGTTGGTGGTGCCCGACGAAGCGCTGGCTTCAGACATGCGCTGGATCGTATCCGCGGTTTCGGCGTTGTCACGCGCCTTGATGGACAACTGGATCGAACGCGTCTTGCGATCGACGTTGACGATCATGGCTTCGATGTTGTCGCCGGCGTTCAGCACGGTGGTGGCGTCTTCGACACGACCCGAGGAGATCTCGGACGCGCGCAGGTAGCCTTCCACGTCCACCGACAGCGTCACCACGGCGCCCTTGGGCTCGACCGACTTGATCGTGCCAGGAACGACCGCGCCCTTGTCATGGGTCGCGACGAAGTTGTTGAACGGATCGCCTTCCAGCTGCTTGATGCCCAGCGAGATGCGTTCCTTGTCGGTGTCGATGCCCAGAACCACGGCTTCGATTTCGTCGCCCTTCTTGAAGTTGCGAACGGCTTCTTCGCCGGTTTCCGTCCAGGACAGGTCGGACAGGTGCACCAGGCCATCGATGCCGCCGGGCAGGCCGACGAACACGCCGAAGTCGGTGATGGACTTGATCGCGCCCTGCACCTTGTCGCCACGCTTGAAGTTCGTGGCAAATTCTTCCCACGGATTCTGGCGGCACTGCTTCATGCCCAGCGAGATACGGCGACGGTCTTCGTCGATTTCCAGGACCATGACTTCGACTTCTTCGCCCAGGGTGACAACCTTGCGCGGATCGACGTTCTTGTTGGTCCAGTCCATTTCGGACACGTGCACCAGGCCTTCGATGCCGGCTTCGACTTCGACGAACGCGCCGTAGTCGGTCAGGTTGGTGACCTTGCCGAACAGGCGGGTGCCTTGCGGATAGCGACGGGCCAGGCCGACCCACGGATCTTCGCCCAGCTGCTTGACGCCCAGCGAGACGCGGCTCTTTTCCTGGTCGAACTTGAGGACCTTGGCTTCCACTTCCTGGCCCACTTGCAGGACTTCGGAGGGGTGACGCACGCGGCGCCATGCCATGTCGGTGATGTGCAGCAGGCCATCGATACCGCCCAGGTCGACGAACGCGCCGTAGTCGGTGATGTTCTTGACCACGCCCTTGACCACCGCGCCTTCGTGCAGCGTTTCCAGCAGCTTCTGGCGCTCTTCGCCCATGCTGGCTTCCAGCACCTGGCGGCGCGACAGCACGACGTTGTTGCGCTTGCGGTCGAGCTTGATGACCTTGAATTCGAGGGTCTTGCCTTCGTACGGGGTGGTGTCCTTGACCGGACGCAGGTCCACCAGCGAACCGGGCAGGAACGCGCGGATGCCGTTGGTCATGACGGTCAGGCCGCCCTTCACCTTGCCGGTGATGGTGCCGGTGACCAGTTCGCCGTTATCCAGGGCCTGTTCGAGCTGCAGCCAGGCCGACAGGCGCTTGGCGCGGTCGCGCGACAGGATGGTGTCGCCATAGCCGTTTTCCAGCGAGTCGATCGCAACGGAGACGAAATCGCCAGGGTTGACTTCGACTTCGCCCTGGTCGTTCAGGAACTCTTCCAGCGGGATCAGTGCTTCGGACTTGAGGCCAGCATTGACGACGACGAAGTTGTGGTCGATACGCACGACTTCGGCGCTGATGACCTCGCCGGACTTCATGTCCTGGCTCTTGAGGCTCGAAGCGAACAGATCGGCAAAGCTTTCGCCGCCCATGGCGTCGAGGACAGCGGTAGAAGGATTGGAAGACATTGAGTTGAAATCCATAGGCCGGGATGGCCCAGTTAAAGATACACGCCAGCGCGGCTTGCCCGTACCAGCGGAGTGGAACAAAACCGACGGAGACATCGCTATCTGGGAGCGATATCCCGGCGGCACCGGAAAAAACTACGTGTACGACTGTTGTCCTTTTGCTTCCTGGAAGGCGGTGCGGCGTACTACCCGCCACCCGTTGATGCAACCGGTTGGCACAACCGCTTTATCGCAACCGCCGGGCCGCGACACTACGCTGGCCGTTCCACAGATCGAGTATGGCTTGCACCGTTTCCTGAGCCGTCATTTTCGACGAATCCAACACCACGGCGTCCGCGGCGGGCGCCAGAGGAGCCACCGCGCGCTGGGTATCGCGGGCGTCACGCTCGCGCATATCTCGCAAAAGGTCTTCTAGATTAGCAGAAATACCCTTTTCCATCAACTGCTTACGCCGCCTTTCGGCCCGTGCCTGGACATCGGCGACCAGGAAAATCTTCAGGCCGGCGTCGGGAAAAACGACGGTGCCCATATCGCGGCCATCGGCCACCAGCCCGGGGCCGCGGCGAAAAGCGCGTTGCCGGTCCAGCAGGGCTTGCCGCACGGGACCGTAGGCGGCCACGCGCGAGGCCAGGTTGCCGACCTGCTCCTGCCGGATGTCATAACCGACCTCGCGGCCGTCCAGGTAGATATGCTGGCCCTCGAAGCGGACGGGGAGCGTGCGGGCGGCCTCTGCCAGGCCATCCTGGTCGTCCGCGGCGATGCCCCGCTCCAGCGCCGCCAGCGCCGTCAGGCGATACAGCGCGCCACTGTCGAGCACGGTCCAACCCAGGCGGCGCGCCACGCCGTGCGCGACGGTACCCTTGCCCGAGGCCGTCGGGCCGTCGATGGTGATCACGGGCACCAGCCCCGCCGGTGCCTGCCCGGCAGCCGCATCCGAAGCCGTACCGCCTGTATCCGTCATACCAGCTCCTCGCCGCCGACCAGCTCGGCGTAAACGTCGAAATACGTCGGAAAGGTCTTGCTGACGCAGCCGGGATCCAGGATGCGCACCTTGGCCGGCCCGAACGCCGCCAGGGACATGGACATGGCCATGCGGTGGTCGTCCCAGGTGCCAATTTCGGCATCGCGCCAGCCGTCCGCCGCGGGCGGCGTGACTTCCAGCCAGTCCGGCCCGGACGCCACGCCGGCGCCCAGTTTGGCCAGTTCGGTCTGCATGGCGTGAATGCGGTCGGTTTCCTTGACGCGCCAGCTGCCGATATTGCGCAAGCGGCAGGGCCCATCGGCGAAAAGGGCCAATGCGGCGGCCGTCATGGCGGCATCCGGGATCAGGTTAAAGTCGGCGTCGAAGGCGCGCAGTTTTTCGCCGCGCGCCACGCAGATACCTCGCGATTCCATCCAATCGCCGCCGAATTCGATGTGCACGCCCATGGCTTCCAGGGTCTGGGTGAAGGCCACGTCGCCCTGGATACTGTCGCGCCCCACGCCCTGCACCCTGACGGGGCCTTCGCCCACGGCGCCCAGCGCCAGGAAATAGGAGGCGGACGACGCATCGCCTTCGACGGCGATGCGGCCGGGACTGCGGTAGGAGGAGCTTGCGGGCACGGTGAAACGCGACCAGCCATCACGCTCAACAACCACCCCATAGCGCGCCATCAGGTTCAGGGTGATTTCGATATACGGCTTGGAAATCAGGTCGCCGACGATCTCGATGACCAGCGGCTCGCCCACCGTGTTGGTGTAGATGGGCGCGGCCAGCAGCATCGCCGTCAGGAACTGGCTGGAGACCGCGCCCGGCATGCGCACCGGTCCCTGTGCCCGCAGCCTGCCGGTGCCGATGCGCAAGGGCGGATAGCCTTCCTGCCCGCCGTAGCTGATTTCGGCGCCCAGCGCGCGCAGGGCGTCCACGAGGTCGCCGATGGGGCGTTCGTGCATGCGCGGCACGCCGGAAACGCCGTAGTCGCCGCCCATGAGCGCGAGCGCGGCCGTCAGCGGCCGCACGGCGGTGCCGGCATTGCCGAGAAACAGTTCGGCCGCGGGCTGCCGGAAGCGTTCCGCGCCGCGCACAGTGACGCGGCCATCACCCTGTTCGTCCAGCGTCACACCCAGCGCCGCCAAGGCCGCCAGCATGACACGCGTGTCGTCGGAATCCAGCAGTCCGGTGATGTTGGTCGTGCCATCGGCCAGCGCCGCCAGCAGCAGTACCCGATTGGAAATGCTCTTGGATCCGGGCAGGGTCACCGTGCCCCGGGCCCGGGTCGCGCGCGGCAGGTCGAGAAAAGAAGGTCCGCTCATGTAAGCCGTATCCTGTCGTAAACCGTATTGCGTCGCGCGCGCAGCGACGATCGCGTCAATGTCCCGCTTTCCAGCCACGCCTGCAGCGCGCGGCTTCTTCCAGCAGCTGCTCCAGCGCGGCGCCGTCTTCCGCGGCCAGGGCGCGTTCGGCTTCGTCGAGCACCGCCCTCACCTGCCCCAGTTCCGCCATCATCGCGGACCGGTTGGAAAGAAAAATATCACGCCACATTTCCGCCGAGCCGGCGGCGATGCGGGTGAAATCCCGGAACCCGCTGCCCGCGACCGCCAGCCGCTGCGCGCTGTCCGCGCTGCGCGCCACCTGCGCCACGTACACGGCAGCCAGGAAATGCGGCATATGGCTGACCGACGCCAGGACCTGATCGTGCGTGTCCGCGTCCATTTCCAGCACGCGTGCGCCACAGGCTTCCCAGGCGGCGCGTACGCGGGCGACATCTTCCGCCCGGTTCTCCGGCAAGGGCGTCAGGATCACGTTGCGCCCAGTATAAAGACCCGCGTCCGCCGCGTCAGGCCCGACTTTTTCACCGCCCGCGATGGGATGGCCCGGCACGAAACATCCGGCGCGCGCGCCCAGCGCCGCGCGCGCGGCCTGCACGACCTGCGCCTTGGTGCTGCCGCCGTCAGTGATGATGGCGCCCGGCTTCAGGTGATCCCGCATATCGGCCAGGATGGCGCCAAAACTGCCTACCGGCGCGGCCAGCATGATCAGATCGGCGCGCGCCGCGGCTTGGGCGGCGTCGACCGCTTCGTCGATCAGGCCCAGCTCGCGGGCACGCTGAAGCGTCGGGCCATTGCGGCCCACGCCCAGCACCTGGCCGACCTGCCCCGCGCGGCGCAACGCGGCGGCGAAAGAGCCGCCGATCAGACCGACGCCCACGACGGCAAGGACCAGTATCGGCGCCGATGCCGTCCCCCCATGCGCCGCCGTCATGGCGCCCGCAGGATTTCGGTGAGCGCTTCGATGAAACGGGTATTCTCGTGCGGCAGGCCGATCGTGATCCGCAGCCATTCGGGCAGGCCGTCGCCGGCCACCGGACGCACGATTACGCCGCGCTTGAGCAATTCCAGATTGATGCGCGCCGCGTCGCCAACCCGCACCAGCACGAAATTGCCGTAGCTGGGGACGTATTGCAGCTTCAGCGCGTCGAAGGCCTGGCAGAGCTGCGCCTTGCCTTCCTTGTTGAGCTGGTAGGCGCGCGCCAGGAATTCCTTGTCCTGCAGCGCGGCGATGGCGGCCGCCTGGGCCAGCGTATTGACGTTGAAAGGCTGCCGCACACGGTTGAGCAGGTCGGTCAGCGCGGGCTGCGCGGTGCCGAAGCCCACCCGCAGGCCGGCCAGGCCGTAGGCCTTGGACAGCGTGCGCGACACGATCAGGTTGGGAAATTCGCGCACCCAGGCCACGCTGTCGAAGCGTTGCTCGGGATCCAGGTACTCGTTGTAGGCCTCGTCCAGGACCACCACGACACGCTGCCCGTGGCGCGCGCGCACCTGCTCCAGGAACGCCTGGATGCGCGGCGCCGGCACGAAGGTGCCGGTGGGGTTGTTCGGATTGGCGATGAACACCACGCGCGTGTCGTCGGCGATGGCCTCCAGCATGGCGTCCAGGTCATGCCCGTAATCGCGTGCCGGCACCATGATGTGGCGTGCGCCGCGCGCCTGGGTGGCCAGGCGATACACGACGAACGCGTGCTGTGAATAGACCGCCGACGCGCCCTTTTCCAGCAAGGCCAGCGCCACCAGTTCCAGGATATCGTTGGACCCGTTGCCCAGCGTGATCCACTCCATCGGCACGCCGTACAGGCGGGACAGCGTCGATTTCAGTTCGAAGCCATTGGGATCCGGATAACGGGCCAGCGAGGTCGCGGCCGCGAGCATCGCCTTGCGCGCCGATTCCGGCATGCCCAGCGGGTTCTCATTGGAAGCCAGTTTGATGATGCTGGCTGGATCCAGGCCGAACTCGCGCGCGAGCTCTTCGATGGGCTTGCCGGCTTGATAAGGCGCGATGGCGCTTACGTGGGCGGGTGCTGCGAGGGTGTTGTTGGTGTCTGTCATAGCGGATCAGGCTTGCGCCGCCCGCGGTGGCCGGCCGGGCCGGACCGCCGTGGCGGCCTGCCCCTTTATTGCGCGGGATAGGAACCGAGAAGTTTGAAGTAAGCCACTTGCGCGCGCAGCGCGTCGAAGGCGCGCGCGACATGCGGGTCCTGCGCGTGGCCAAGGACGTCCACGTAGAAATAGTATTCCCACTGGCCGGTACGGGCCGGACGCGATTCGAAGCGCGTCATGGACACTTTGTTCTCGGCCAGCGGCGCCAGCATGTCGTACACCGCGCCGGCGCGATTAGGTACCGCCATGATCAGGCTGGTCTTGTCGTTGCCGGTAGGCTGGCTGGGAATCGAGCCCAATGCCAGGAAGCGGGTCCGGTTGTGCGGATCGTCCTGGATTCCGGCGCTGACGACGCGCAGCCCCCAGGTATCCGCCGCCGATTCGCCGGCGATCGCGGCCACGGTGGGATCCTGCGCGGCCACGCGCGCCGCTTCGGCGTTGCTGGATGCCGCGGCGCGCGCCAGTTCGGGGCAATTGCGGCCCAGCCAGACCTGGCACTGCGCCAGCGCCTGCGGGTGCGCCATCACCGCCTTCACGCCATCCAGGGTGCCGCTTTGCGACATCAGGCAATGGCGGATCACCAGCGATCGCTCGCCCATCACCGTCAAGGACGTGTTCAGCAGCAGGTCCAGCGTACGGTTGACGGCGCCTTCCGTGGAGTTTTCCACGGGAACCATGCCGACGTCGGCCTGGCCGGCTTCGAGCGCGCGGAAGACTTCATCGAAGGACGGACAGGGCAGGCGGTTCACCGCGTGGCCGAAATGTTCGAGCGCCGCCTGCTCGGAATAGGAGCCTTCCGGCCCCAGATAGGCCAGGGTCAGGCCGCGCTCCAGGCCACGGCAGGCGGAAATGATTTCCGTCCACACCGCCGCGACGGCTTCGCGCGGGATGGGACCGGCATTCAATTGCTGCAAGCGCCGGACGACTTCCGCTTCACGATCCGGGCGCAGCACCGGCCCGTCGGCGTTTTCGGCATGCTTGACCGCGCCCACCTCCATCGCGGCGCGGGCGCGCTGCGTCAGCAGGTCGAGGATTTGCGCGTCCAGGGCATCGATGCGCTCACGCAAGGGCCGCAGCTTTTCAGCAAGGGAATCAGCCATGGCGCTGCTCGAAATCCTTCAAGTACGACACTAGCGCCTGCACGGCTTCCATCGGCACCGCATTGTAGATGGACGCGCGCATGCCGCCGACGCTCTTGTGCCCTTTCAATTGGGTCAGCCCGGCTTCGTCGGCACCTTTCAGGAAGGCGTCGTTGAGCGATTCGTCGCTCAGGATGAAAGGCACGTTCATGCGCGAACGCACGGGAGCATGCACCGGATTGCGATAGAAGGCAGTGCTGTCCAGATAGCCGTACAGCAGTTCGGCCTTGGCAATATTGGCGCGTTCCAGGGCCGGCACGCCGCCCTGCGCCTTGATCCACTTGAACACCAGGCCGGCGATATAGATGGCGAAGGTCGGCGGCGTATTGAAACGCGAGTGTTCCGGCGCGACATTGGCGTAGTCGAACGCGGCCGGGCAGATGGGCAGTGCATGACCGATCAGGTCGCGCCGCACCATCACCACGGTCACGCCCGCCGGGCCGGCGTTCTTCTGCGCCCCGGCGTACACCATGCCCGTACCCGAGATATCCAGCGGACGTGACAGGAAGTGCGAGGATGCGTCGACCACCAGGGGCACGTCATCCGCGCCCAACTGGGCGGGGGTGGGCCAATCGGTGAACTCGACGCCGCCTATGGTTTCGTTGCTGCAGAAATGCACGTAGGCGGCGTTCTTGCGGACTTTCCAGCTGTCCACGGGCGGCACCCAGGTCCAGGGCTGCTGCTGCTTGCCGTCCAGGACGGTCTCGACGCCGCTGGTGGCCGCGACGGCCACGTCGCCGTACTTGCACGCTTCCTTTTGCGACTTGACCGACCACTGGCCGGTCAGCACGTAGTCGGCCGCGCCGGTACCGCGATGGTTGATCAGGTTCATCGGCACGATGGCGTTTTCCGCCGTCGCGCCACCCTGCATGAAAAGCACCGCGTACTCGTCCGGAATGGCCATCAGGTCGCGCAGGTCCTGCTCGGCTTCGTCGCAGATCTGCACGAAGTGCTTGCCGCGATGGCTCATTTCCATGACCGACATGCCGCTGCCGTGCCAGTCGAGCATTTCTTCGGCCGCCTGCCGCAGCACGGGCTCAGGCAGGGCCGAAGGCCCCGCCGAGAAATTCCAGGGACGCGCCATCATTCCTCCGTCGGCTCAGTCGCTTGCTCGCCGTCGGTCGAGTCGGCCGGCGGTTGGGTTTCCTCGCTGTCGGCCTCGACGTCGAGGTCGGCATCGCTTTCCACCACGCGGCGCACCCCGGACAGGCGGCTGCCGTCGTCCACGCTGATCAGCGTGACGCCCTGCGTGGCCCGGCCCATCTCGCGGATTTCGGAGACGCGGGTGCGCACCAGCACCCCGCCGGTCGTGATCAACATGATTTCGTGCTCGGGCTGCACCAGCACCGCGCCGACGACCTTGCCGTTGCGCGAGCTGGTCTGGATCGCGATCATGCCCTTGGTGCCGCGGCCATGGCGGGTGTATTCGGTGATGGACGTACGCTTGCCGAAGCCGTTTTCGGTGGCGGTCAGCACGCTCTGTTCTTCGTCGCCGGCGACCAGCATGGCAATGACGTTCTGCGCGTCTTCCAGCATCATGCCGCGCACGCCGCGCGCATTGCGGCCCATCGGACGCACGTC
This genomic interval from Bordetella genomosp. 8 contains the following:
- the lapB gene encoding lipopolysaccharide assembly protein LapB; amino-acid sequence: MDFEPWWLIFVPLLFALGWLAARFDIRQMLSENRVLPDSYFRGLNFLLNEEPDRAIDAFVEVAKLDPETTELHFALGSLFRRRGEMERAIRVHQSLLNRADLPVEEREHAQHELAQDFLKAGMLDRAEAGFKQLRDTRYSLQALRSLIRIYESEHDWPRAIDAVKTLRGLVDEPVPQLVHYHCEMAQQAMALQPPNLDAAQAALDAADHAASIVTEASSPSKGSLVRIAMLRARLAALEGDAKRERLHLESILTDEPEYSGLVAEALLNSYQANHDAASALDLLQKQYDQFPSLDLFNVVFRELRAQRGAAPAWAFARSALRHHPSLLGLDRLLEAELAAPGGDGEVSPVPGADLSLLRSLIHKHTQRLDRYACRSCGFQARRYYWQCPGCNAWETYAPRRLEELE
- the aroA gene encoding 3-phosphoshikimate 1-carboxyvinyltransferase — its product is MSGPSFLDLPRATRARGTVTLPGSKSISNRVLLLAALADGTTNITGLLDSDDTRVMLAALAALGVTLDEQGDGRVTVRGAERFRQPAAELFLGNAGTAVRPLTAALALMGGDYGVSGVPRMHERPIGDLVDALRALGAEISYGGQEGYPPLRIGTGRLRAQGPVRMPGAVSSQFLTAMLLAAPIYTNTVGEPLVIEIVGDLISKPYIEITLNLMARYGVVVERDGWSRFTVPASSSYRSPGRIAVEGDASSASYFLALGAVGEGPVRVQGVGRDSIQGDVAFTQTLEAMGVHIEFGGDWMESRGICVARGEKLRAFDADFNLIPDAAMTAAALALFADGPCRLRNIGSWRVKETDRIHAMQTELAKLGAGVASGPDWLEVTPPAADGWRDAEIGTWDDHRMAMSMSLAAFGPAKVRILDPGCVSKTFPTYFDVYAELVGGEELV
- the rpsA gene encoding 30S ribosomal protein S1, with product MDFNSMSSNPSTAVLDAMGGESFADLFASSLKSQDMKSGEVISAEVVRIDHNFVVVNAGLKSEALIPLEEFLNDQGEVEVNPGDFVSVAIDSLENGYGDTILSRDRAKRLSAWLQLEQALDNGELVTGTITGKVKGGLTVMTNGIRAFLPGSLVDLRPVKDTTPYEGKTLEFKVIKLDRKRNNVVLSRRQVLEASMGEERQKLLETLHEGAVVKGVVKNITDYGAFVDLGGIDGLLHITDMAWRRVRHPSEVLQVGQEVEAKVLKFDQEKSRVSLGVKQLGEDPWVGLARRYPQGTRLFGKVTNLTDYGAFVEVEAGIEGLVHVSEMDWTNKNVDPRKVVTLGEEVEVMVLEIDEDRRRISLGMKQCRQNPWEEFATNFKRGDKVQGAIKSITDFGVFVGLPGGIDGLVHLSDLSWTETGEEAVRNFKKGDEIEAVVLGIDTDKERISLGIKQLEGDPFNNFVATHDKGAVVPGTIKSVEPKGAVVTLSVDVEGYLRASEISSGRVEDATTVLNAGDNIEAMIVNVDRKTRSIQLSIKARDNAETADTIQRMSEASASSGTTNLGALLKAKLDQQRNDG
- the cmk gene encoding (d)CMP kinase, translated to MTDTGGTASDAAAGQAPAGLVPVITIDGPTASGKGTVAHGVARRLGWTVLDSGALYRLTALAALERGIAADDQDGLAEAARTLPVRFEGQHIYLDGREVGYDIRQEQVGNLASRVAAYGPVRQALLDRQRAFRRGPGLVADGRDMGTVVFPDAGLKIFLVADVQARAERRRKQLMEKGISANLEDLLRDMRERDARDTQRAVAPLAPAADAVVLDSSKMTAQETVQAILDLWNGQRSVAARRLR
- a CDS encoding prephenate dehydrogenase — its product is MTAAHGGTASAPILVLAVVGVGLIGGSFAAALRRAGQVGQVLGVGRNGPTLQRARELGLIDEAVDAAQAAARADLIMLAAPVGSFGAILADMRDHLKPGAIITDGGSTKAQVVQAARAALGARAGCFVPGHPIAGGEKVGPDAADAGLYTGRNVILTPLPENRAEDVARVRAAWEACGARVLEMDADTHDQVLASVSHMPHFLAAVYVAQVARSADSAQRLAVAGSGFRDFTRIAAGSAEMWRDIFLSNRSAMMAELGQVRAVLDEAERALAAEDGAALEQLLEEAARCRRGWKAGH
- the rfaD gene encoding ADP-glyceromanno-heptose 6-epimerase → MIVVTGAAGFIGSNLVRGLNRRGIQDIIAVDDLSDGDKFVNLADCRIADYMDKDYFRELVGRRALPNIRAVFHQGACSDTTERNGKYMMDNNYRVTLELFDYCQSECVPFLYASSAATYGGSSVYAEDPVNERPLNVYGYSKLLFDQVLRTRMATLTAQVVGLRYFNVYGPHEQHKGRMASVAFHNMNQFLAEGHVRLFAGWDGYPDGGQSRDFISVEDVVAVNLHFLDNPKTSGIFNCGTGRAQPFNDVAMAVVNSLREERGEAPLPLEQLVSQGLIRYIPFPDDLKGRYQSYTQADTSRLRGAGFDQPMRDVQTGVAEYVRYWRARG
- a CDS encoding LapA family protein; the protein is MRYFVWALRLIVFVAVLMFALKNTNPVQVNFYGDYIMHDVPLIVVMLVTFVVGAIFGLLLTVPAAMRRRREAVRLRKELDRVQAAMNNQPGQPVNVPPEVIAPMSPL
- a CDS encoding integration host factor subunit beta encodes the protein MTKSELIAALAARYPTLAARDTDFAVKTILDAMAQALAAGQRIEIRGFGSFSLSRRSPRIGRNPKSGEQVLVPGKQVPHFKAGKELRERVDLDGSDDASSNASGDNVEASVSSVGAHAML
- the rfaE1 gene encoding D-glycero-beta-D-manno-heptose-7-phosphate kinase, producing the protein MTAFPVGDISCRRILVVGDVMLDRYWFGEVDRVSPEAPVPIVRVARREDRLGGAANVARNVAALGGQATLIGVIGADEAGERIHALAHDAGITPGLVADAGHPTTLKMRVLGRQQQLLRVDFEEAPRPSTLDALDAEFQRHLQDHDVVVLSDYAKGALGRVQELIAHARRAGVPVLVDPKGDHYDIYRGATLVTPNRAEMQQAVGRWTSEDDLATRAQALRAGLQLEALLVTRSEQGMTLFTDDGREHVDAQAHEVFDVSGAGDTVLATLAVTRAVGMPWPQAMRWANRAGGVVVGKLGTSTVTAKELGELS